The following are encoded in a window of Castanea sativa cultivar Marrone di Chiusa Pesio chromosome 5, ASM4071231v1 genomic DNA:
- the LOC142633339 gene encoding borneol dehydrogenase, mitochondrial-like, which yields MGSFSVLPPEARRLEGKVALITGSASGIGASIARLFSKHGAKVVIADMQDELGHSIGKELNPQSTTFVHCDVTKETDVKNAVNHAVSMYGKLDIMYNNAGIAGEAKFNILENTQADFEQGVKVNLVGVFLGIKHAARVMIPNRKGSIITTASAASIVVGGAPHAYASSKHAVHGLTKNTAVELGHFGIRVNCVSPYIVATPLAMKFFKMDDDEASHIYSNLKGEVLKPEDVAEAALFLASDDSKYVSGHILLIDGGFSIHNAGFCMFPQ from the exons ATGGGTAGTTTCTCAGTACTCCCACCTGAAGCAAGAAG gctagaaggaaaagtGGCACTAATTACTGGTTCGGCTAGCGGCATTGGTGCGTCCATTGCAAGACTATTCTCAAAACATGGAGCTAAAGTTGTAATCGCAGACATGCAAGATGAATTGGGTCACTCTATAGGCAAAGAACTGAATCCTCAATCAACAACCTTTGTCCATTGTGATGTCACCAAGGAAACTGATGTCAAAAATGCTGTTAACCATGCCGTTTCCATGTACGGAAAGCTAGACATTATGTACAACAATGCTGGTATAGCTGGGGAAGCCAAATTCAACATCCTTGAGAACACCCAGGCTGATTTTGAGCAAGGGGTTAAAGTCAACCTGGTAGGTGTTTTCCTTGGCATCAAGCATGCAGCCCGTGTGATGATCCCGAATCGCAAAGGCAGTATAATCACTACTGCAAGCGCAGCCTCAATCGTTGTAGGTGGTGCACCGCATGCCTACGCAAGCTCAAAACATGCTGTGCATGGATTAACAAAAAATACAGCAGTGGAGCTCGGACATTTTGGCATTCGTGTGAATTGTGTGTCACCCTATATAGTTGCTACACCTTTggcaatgaaattttttaagatgGATGATGATGAAGCTTCCCATATTTATTCAAACCTCAAGGGTGAGGTTCTCAAGCCAGAGGATGTTGCTGAGGCTGCTCTCTTTCTTGCAAGTGATGACTCAAAATATGTGAGTGGACATATTCTTCTCATAGACGGAGGATTCAGCATTCACAATGCGGGCTTTTGTATGTTTCCAcaataa